CTGGCTCTGAACATCGTCCGTATGCCGTAGCGGGTAGAGGGGTGGTCAACCACCTGACCGGCATAGAGCCGCCCGGTCGGAGCGGAAATCGCCATCGTCTTTATCCGTTCAGTGGGCCTGCTTTTTGATCATCGGATCGATTTCTTTCTTCGTGTCCTCGGTCACGTTGTAGCGCACATACGCATGATCCAACACCTCGTTGGCGTAG
The DNA window shown above is from Nitrospirota bacterium and carries:
- a CDS encoding carboxypeptidase regulatory-like domain-containing protein, producing the protein YANEVLDHAYVRYNVTEDTKKEIDPMIKKQAH